In Populus nigra chromosome 10, ddPopNigr1.1, whole genome shotgun sequence, the following proteins share a genomic window:
- the LOC133705781 gene encoding glycine-rich cell wall structural protein 2-like, translating to MASPRVLGTAFLVLLIVDIAFAARTLQSISGGGGGGQGGGGGGGSGSGLGSGYGSGSGSGSGEGYGAGGRGGGGGGGSGGGGGGGSGGGNGSGSGYGSGSGSGYGSGSGIGGGKGGGGGGGSGGGGGGGGGQGSGSGSGSGYGSGSGSGSGSGGGKGGKGSGGGGGGGGGGGGGSGSGSGSGYGSGSGYGSGYGGGKGN from the coding sequence ATGGCAAGCCCAAGAGTGTTAGGGACTGCTTTCCTGGTCTTGCTTATTGTAGACATCGCCTTTGCTGCTAGGACACTGCAGTCAATtagtggaggtggaggtggagggcagggaggaggtggtggtggtggctcTGGATCAGGACTTGGGTCAGGTTACGGTTCTGGGTCTGGATCCGGGAGCGGTGAAGGATATGGTGCTGGTGGTCGTGGAGGAGGCGGGGGCGGGGGCAGTGGCGGGGGCGGAGGTGGTGGCAGCGGCGGAGGCAACGGGTCAGGTTCTGGCTATGGGTCTGGTAGCGGCTCAGGCTATGGTTCTGGTAGTGGGATAGGTGGTGGAAAAGGTGGCGGCGGCGGTGGCGGcagtggcggcggcggcggcggcggtggAGGTCAAGGCTCTGGATCAGGAAGTGGGTCAGGCTATGGAAGTGGAAGTGGAAGTGGAAGCGGAAGCGGCGGTGGCAAGGGTGGGAAAGgaagtggaggaggaggaggaggtggtgggggTGGGGGAGGAGGATCTGGCTCAGGCTCAGGCTCAGGTTATGGAAGCGGGTCTGGTTATGGCTCTGGATATGGAGGAGGGAAAGGTAATTAA
- the LOC133705782 gene encoding glycine-rich cell wall structural protein 2-like — translation MASPRALGTAFLILLIADIAFAARTLQSISGGGGGGQGGGGGGGSGSGLGSGYGSGSGSGSGEGYGAGGRGGGGGGGSGGGGGGGSGGGNGSGSGYGSGSGSGYGSGSGIGGGKDIAFAARTLQSISGGGGGGQGGGGGGGSGSGLGSGYGSGSGSGSGEGYGAGGRGGGGGGGSGGGGGGGSGGGNGSGSGYGSGSGSGYGSGSGIGGGKGGGGGGGSGGGGGGGGGQGSGSGSGSGYGSGSGSGSGSGGGKGGKGSGGGGGGGGGGGGGSGSGSGSGYGSGSGYGSGYGGGKGN, via the exons ATGGCAAGCCCAAGAGCGTTAGGGACTGCTTTCCTGATCTTGCTTATTGCAGACATCGCCTTCGCTGCTAGGACACTGCAGTCAATTAGTGGAGGCGGAGGTGGAGGGcagggaggaggtggtggtggtggatctGGATCAGGACTTGGGTCAGGTTATGGTTCTGGGTCTGGATCCGGGAGCGGTGAAGGATATGGTGCTGGTGGTCGTGGAGGAGGCGGGGGCGGGGGAAGTGGCGGAGGCGGAGGTGGTGGCAGCGGCGGAGGCAACGGGTCAGGTTCTGGCTATGGGTCTGGTAGCGGCTCAGGCTATGGTTCTGGTAGTGGGATAGGTGGCGGcaaag ACATCGCCTTTGCTGCTAGGACACTGCAGTCAATtagtggaggtggaggtggagggcagggaggaggtggtggtggtggctcTGGATCAGGACTTGGGTCAGGTTACGGTTCTGGGTCTGGATCCGGGAGCGGTGAAGGATATGGTGCTGGTGGTCGTGGAGGAGGCGGGGGCGGGGGCAGTGGCGGGGGCGGAGGTGGTGGCAGCGGCGGAGGCAACGGGTCAGGTTCTGGCTATGGGTCTGGTAGCGGCTCAGGCTATGGTTCTGGTAGTGGGATAGGTGGTGGAAAAGGTGGCGGCGGCGGTGGCGGcagtggcggcggcggcggcggcggtggAGGTCAAGGCTCTGGATCAGGAAGTGGGTCAGGCTATGGAAGTGGAAGTGGAAGTGGAAGCGGAAGCGGCGGTGGCAAGGGTGGGAAAGgaagtggaggaggaggaggaggtggtgggggTGGGGGAGGAGGATCTGGCTCAGGCTCAGGCTCAGGTTATGGAAGCGGGTCTGGTTATGGCTCTGGATATGGAGGAGGGAAAGGTAATTAA